In Yarrowia lipolytica chromosome 1F, complete sequence, a genomic segment contains:
- a CDS encoding uncharacterized protein (Compare to YALI0F15697g, similar to uniprot|P35127 Saccharomyces cerevisiae YJR099w YUH1 ubiquitin-specific protease, similar to Saccharomyces cerevisiae YUH1 (YJR099W); ancestral locus Anc_7.470), producing the protein MTKSFVPLECNPEVFGGLLDAWGVSKGSFHDVFSIDEPELLAFIPRPVAALILVFPISKEYEAYREQADAAAPDYDPTTARSEGANWWPQTITNACGTMALLHSVANGLPPSAVPENSLIGQIVAQSDTLSTNEARAKLLEDSEPFEAAHVSVCDEGETDAPAADDPIDFHYVALVKSQKNGHLYELDGRRKGPIDLGQLQEGEDALSQLSLNKVREFMEREKESGGYFSIIALSED; encoded by the coding sequence ATGACTAAGTCCTTCGTTCCCCTGGAGTGTAACCCCGAGGTCTTTGGCGGCCTGCTCGACGCCTGGGGCGTGTCCAAGGGCTCGTTTCACGACGTTTTCTCCATTGACGAGCCCGAGCTTCTGGCCTTCATTCCCCGACCAGTGGCTGCTCTGATCCTGGTCTTCCCCATCTCGAAAGAGTATGAGGCATACCGAGAACAGGCTGACGCAGCAGCTCCTGACTACGATCCCACCACGGCGCGATCCGAGGGCGCCAATTGGTGGCCCCAAACCATTACTAATGCCTGCGGAACCATGGCACTTTTGCATTCGGTGGCAAACGGCCTTCCGCCCAGTGCTGTGCCCGAAAACAGTCTGATTGGCCAGATTGTCGCCCAATCGGACACCCTCAGCACAAACGAAGCCCGTGCCAAATTGCTAGAGGATTCCGAGCCGTTTGAGGCCGCACACGTTTCTGTGTGTGATGAAGGAGAGACCGAcgctcctgctgctgacgACCCTATCGACTTCCACTATGTGGCACTGGTCAAGTCGCAGAAGAACGGCCACCTGTACGAGCTGGACGGACGACGAAAGGGACCCATTGACCTGGGCCAGTTGCAGGAGGGAGAAGATGCCCTGTCGCAGCTGTCCCTGAATAAGGTGAGAGAGTTcatggagagagagaaggagagtGGAGGATACTTTTCCATCATTGCTCTTTCTGAGGATTAG
- a CDS encoding uncharacterized protein (Compare to YALI0F15719g, similar to Saccharomyces cerevisiae DCP1 (YOL149W); ancestral locus Anc_3.1, weakly similar to DEHA0A02739g Debaryomyces hansenii IPF 10793.1): MARKKKQSEGNAQLKKKQQQLEEYSRQTLNHIALTNIDQKTGQVFFNSAICSVYKFSMTSNSWEKMPVLGTLFIYSRRVTPEDETDPYPYALIILNRTSPENFSLGLIPQNVSYYTNAGVQKDTNDIPEMNSSLEDSFIMVSASDGQMYGLWLFDEKDRDPALSLINWCLHESGQTTQQTQQTQQTQQTQQTQQTQQTTQTTQTTQYAN, from the coding sequence ATGGCccggaagaagaagcaatCAGAGGGCAACGCccagctgaagaagaaacaacaacagcttGAAGAGTATTCGCGACAAACGCTCAACCACATCGCGCTGACCAACATTGATCAGAAAACTGGCCAGGTGTTCTTCAACTCCGCCATCTGCTCAGTATACAAGTTCTCCATGACCTCCAACAGCTGGGAGAAGATGCCTGTGCTGGGCACATTATTCATCTACAGTCGGCGAGTGACTCCTGAGGACGAGACGGATCCCTACCCTTATGCCCTCATCATTCTCAACCGAACTAGTCCCGAGAACTTCTCCCTCGGCCTAATTCCTCAAAACGTCTCTTATTACACAAACGCAGGCGTTCAGAAGGACACCAACGACATCCCAGAGATGAACAGCAGTTTGGAAGACTCCTTTATCATGGTTTCGGCAAGTGATGGCCAGATGTATGGTCTTTGGCTGTTTGATGAGAAAGATAGAGATCCGGCATTGAGCCTGATCAACTGGTGTCTTCATGAGAGTGGTCAAACCACGCAGCAGACCCAGCAAacacaacagacacagcagACACAGCAGACACAGCAGACACAGCAGACAACGCAGACAACGCAGACAACGCAGTACGCAAACTAG
- a CDS encoding uncharacterized protein (Compare to YALI0F15741g, no similarity), with product MTTATAIPNEIWLNIGQYLDIRELVSISLCNRNLYNLFASRTVDAFKHFCPWYRSNITPEGVCNYFCESRGLTEGDVPVELTNSPLPDSFECILGGQMEYAQRFFVDREFGLAGYRASFKCWFNDRGLQCGNCLVYLSDSRLPWHKGGMVVIDHQYSLGQISFEIDKAKYTYCDDFMSPEALVIEARDNDADDTAIYGFKLLSGPNVKSFEPDFTVIRHPHSEASTSFLAGTHLFNDLSEPDNMLLYINGDMELHLGEHPEPEPLKGGVVAVYEGKFYFFSNDKLMRVTYLGTERLCKQMVLSCFPDCRYIKQDDRHPRYLCGVGDGHVMQFIIDLKTMVVLKMPVQDNEGSIYMPGVVDGVLKCFVFSLEFVRNKLKGTPPSDEDGYIMFP from the coding sequence ATGACCACCGCTACCGCGATACCAAATGAAATCTGGTTAAATATTGGCCAGTATCTTGATATCCGAGAGTTAGTAAGCATCAGCTTATGTAACCGAAACCTCTACAATCTGTTTGCGTCTCGTACCGTTGATGCGTTCAAACACTTTTGTCCATGGTATAGATCCAACATCACGCCAGAAGGGGTGTGTAACTACTTCTGCGAGTCACGCGGGTTGACCGAAGGAGATGTTCCCGTGGAACTTACCAACTCTCCCTTACCAGATAGCTTCGAATGCATCCTCGGAGGCCAGATGGAGTACGCACAACGATTCTTTGTCGATAGGGAGTTTGGTCTGGCTGGCTATCGAGCATCTTTCAAGTGTTGGTTCAACGATCGAGGCCTTCAGTGCGGCAATTGTCTCGTCTATCTTTCTGACTCCCGGCTTCCGTGGCACAAGGGTGGCATGGTTGTCATAGACCACCAGTACTCCCTCGGTCAAATTTCGTTCGAAAttgacaaggccaagtacaCCTACTGCGACGACTTTATGAGTCCAGAGGCGCTTGTGATTGAGGCCCGGGACAATGACGCTGACGATACTGCAATCTACGGCTTCAAATTACTTAGTGGTCCTAACGTCAAAAGCTTTGAACCGGATTTCACAGTTATACGGCATCCACATTCAGAGGCCTCAACGTCTTTTCTAGCAGGCACACACTTGTTCAACGATCTCAGTGAGCCGGATAATATGCTTCTTTACATCAATGGTGACATGGAACTTCATCTTGGTGAACATCCCGAGCCGGAGCCGCTCAAGGGTGGAGTCGTTGCAGTCTACGAGGGCAAGTTCTACTTTTTCTCAAATGACAAGCTGATGAGGGTGACTTATTTGGGCACAGAAAGATTATGCAAGCAAATGGTCTTATCGTGTTTCCCTGACTGCAGATATATCAAGCAGGACGACCGACACCCACGATACCtgtgtggtgttggtgaCGGGCATGTGATGCAGTTTATCATTGACTTGAAAACCATGGTCGTATTGAAGATGCCTGTACAAGACAATGAAGGCTCCATATACATGCCTGGAGTCGTGGACGGAGTGTTGAAGTGCTTCGTGTTCAGTCTGGAGTTTGTGAGAAACAAGTTGAAGGGTACACCACCTTCAGATGAGGATGGATATATTATGTTTCCATAA